In Pseudomonas sp. GCEP-101, one DNA window encodes the following:
- the rimP gene encoding ribosome maturation factor RimP, which produces MSSKLEQLQALLAPVVEALGYECWGLEFISQGRHSLLRVYIDRPEGILIDDCEVVSRQVSGILDVEDPISGEYTLEVSSPGMDRPLFTLEQFARYVGEQVKIKLRTPFERRRNFQGILRGVEEQDVVVLVDDHEYLLPVDSIDKANIIPRFE; this is translated from the coding sequence GTGTCGAGCAAGCTAGAACAGTTGCAGGCCTTGTTGGCCCCTGTAGTAGAAGCGCTCGGCTATGAGTGCTGGGGCCTGGAGTTCATTTCCCAAGGTCGCCATTCCCTGCTCCGGGTATATATCGATCGTCCGGAAGGCATCCTGATCGATGACTGCGAAGTTGTCAGTCGTCAGGTCAGCGGCATCCTGGACGTGGAAGACCCGATCAGTGGCGAGTACACCCTGGAGGTGTCGTCGCCCGGTATGGATCGGCCGCTCTTCACGCTCGAGCAGTTCGCCCGCTATGTCGGCGAGCAGGTGAAGATCAAGCTGCGTACGCCCTTCGAACGGCGTCGCAATTTCCAGGGCATTCTCCGTGGTGTGGAGGAGCAGGATGTGGTGGTCCTGGTGGACGACCATGAATACCTGCTGCCGGTCGACTCGATCGACAAGGCCAACATCATTCCCCGATTTGAGTGA
- the secG gene encoding preprotein translocase subunit SecG, whose product MLETVVIVIHLLMALGLVVLVLLQQGKGADAGASFGAGASATVFGSQGSATFLSRFTAILAAVFFITSLGLAYFAKEKADMIRHAGLPDPAVMEQKQEQAPAASDVPGAQGQPQAPAGGNGDVPAAPEQK is encoded by the coding sequence ATGCTGGAAACAGTTGTAATCGTGATTCACCTGCTGATGGCGCTGGGTCTGGTTGTGCTGGTCCTGCTTCAGCAAGGCAAGGGTGCCGACGCCGGTGCGTCGTTCGGTGCAGGTGCTTCGGCCACCGTTTTCGGTAGCCAAGGTTCTGCTACCTTCCTGAGCCGCTTTACTGCTATACTCGCTGCAGTTTTTTTCATTACCAGCTTGGGTTTAGCGTATTTTGCTAAAGAAAAAGCTGATATGATTCGTCACGCTGGGCTTCCTGATCCGGCAGTGATGGAGCAGAAGCAGGAACAGGCTCCGGCAGCTAGCGACGTGCCGGGCGCGCAAGGGCAACCTCAAGCCCCTGCAGGCGGTAACGGCGACGTTCCGGCGGCTCCTGAGCAGAAGTAA
- the tpiA gene encoding triose-phosphate isomerase, with protein MRRPLVAGNWKMHGTRSSVTELIKGLRQLALPTGVDVAVFPPCLYINQVVQGLDGKAVAVGAQNCAVEPMQGALTGEVAASQLADASCSLVLVGHSERRLILGENDGVISRKFAAAQSCGLVPILCVGETREQREAGKTLEVVGRQLGSVIEDMGVGAFSRAVVAYEPVWAIGTGLTASPEQAQEVHAAIRAQISAENAEVARGLRLLYGGSVKAANAVELFGMPDIDGGLIGGASLNADEFGAICRAAGN; from the coding sequence ATGCGTCGACCCTTGGTGGCCGGTAATTGGAAAATGCACGGTACCCGCTCCAGCGTAACGGAGCTGATCAAAGGCCTGCGTCAACTGGCTCTTCCCACGGGTGTCGATGTGGCGGTGTTCCCGCCCTGTCTGTACATCAATCAGGTCGTACAAGGTCTGGATGGAAAAGCGGTTGCCGTCGGTGCGCAGAATTGCGCGGTTGAGCCGATGCAGGGAGCCCTCACGGGCGAGGTCGCAGCCAGCCAGTTGGCAGATGCGAGCTGTTCCCTGGTGCTGGTCGGTCACTCCGAGCGTCGCCTGATCCTGGGTGAAAACGATGGAGTGATCAGTCGCAAGTTTGCAGCGGCTCAGTCGTGTGGCCTGGTTCCGATCCTGTGCGTGGGTGAGACTCGCGAACAGCGTGAGGCGGGCAAGACGCTTGAAGTCGTCGGGCGCCAGTTGGGCTCGGTGATCGAAGATATGGGTGTCGGGGCTTTCTCCCGCGCCGTTGTGGCTTACGAGCCGGTGTGGGCGATTGGGACGGGGCTGACCGCTTCTCCCGAGCAGGCCCAGGAAGTACATGCGGCGATTCGCGCGCAGATCTCGGCGGAAAACGCAGAGGTGGCCCGCGGTCTTCGTCTCCTGTATGGCGGCAGTGTCAAGGCCGCCAACGCTGTCGAACTTTTCGGCATGCCGGATATCGATGGGGGGCTCATTGGTGGAGCTTCCCTGAATGCAGATGAGTTCGGTGCGATCTGTCGCGCCGCAGGAAACTGA
- the glmM gene encoding phosphoglucosamine mutase, with protein MSRKYFGTDGIRGRVGTPPITPDFVLKLGWAVGMAFRQQGKCRVLVGKDTRISGYMFESALEAGLSAAGADVMLLGPMPTPGIAYLTRTFHAEAGIVISASHNPHDDNGIKFFSGQGTKLPDEVELIIEELLDAPMTVVESARLGKVSRINDAAGRYIEFCKSSVPSNTSFAGLRIALDCAHGATYKIAPNVFRELGAEVFVIGAEPNGLNINDKCGSTHMGALQEAVLAQHADIGIAFDGDGDRVMMVDHTGTIVDGDEILYLIARDMLDRGKLHGGVVGTLMSNLGLELALQELNIPFVRAKVGDRYVMSELQSRNWQLGGENSGHVVCCQHTTTGDAIIAALQVLMALKTRGQNLAEARMGVRKCPQVLINVRFAGGGVDPLEHPAVKDACAKVTEEMGGRGRVLLRKSGTEPLVRVMVEGDEEARVRAYAEQLAKVVTEVCA; from the coding sequence ATGAGCAGGAAGTATTTCGGTACCGATGGAATCCGCGGTCGTGTCGGCACGCCGCCGATCACGCCCGACTTCGTGCTCAAGCTGGGCTGGGCGGTGGGGATGGCCTTCCGTCAGCAGGGCAAGTGCCGCGTCCTGGTGGGCAAGGACACGCGGATTTCCGGCTACATGTTCGAATCCGCGCTGGAGGCGGGCCTCTCGGCCGCAGGCGCCGACGTGATGCTGCTCGGCCCCATGCCGACTCCCGGTATCGCCTACCTCACCCGTACCTTCCATGCCGAAGCGGGCATCGTCATCAGTGCGTCGCACAACCCGCATGACGACAACGGCATCAAGTTCTTCTCCGGCCAGGGCACCAAGCTGCCCGACGAGGTCGAGTTGATCATCGAGGAGCTGCTCGACGCGCCGATGACCGTGGTCGAGTCCGCTCGCCTGGGCAAGGTCTCGCGCATCAACGACGCCGCCGGCCGCTACATCGAGTTCTGCAAGAGCAGTGTGCCGTCCAACACCAGCTTCGCCGGCCTGCGCATTGCGCTGGATTGCGCCCACGGCGCGACCTACAAGATCGCCCCCAACGTCTTCCGTGAGCTGGGCGCCGAGGTCTTCGTCATCGGTGCCGAGCCCAATGGCCTGAACATCAACGACAAGTGCGGTTCCACCCACATGGGTGCGCTGCAGGAGGCCGTGCTGGCCCAGCACGCGGACATCGGCATTGCTTTCGACGGTGACGGCGACCGGGTGATGATGGTCGATCACACCGGGACCATCGTCGATGGCGACGAGATCCTCTACCTCATTGCGCGCGACATGCTGGATCGCGGCAAGTTACATGGCGGCGTGGTGGGAACGCTGATGAGCAACCTGGGCCTGGAGCTGGCGCTGCAGGAGCTCAACATTCCGTTCGTGCGCGCCAAGGTGGGCGACCGCTACGTGATGTCCGAATTGCAGTCGCGCAACTGGCAGCTGGGTGGTGAGAACTCCGGCCACGTGGTCTGCTGCCAGCACACCACCACCGGTGATGCGATCATTGCCGCACTGCAGGTGCTGATGGCGCTCAAGACCCGCGGCCAGAACCTGGCCGAGGCTCGCATGGGGGTTCGCAAGTGCCCGCAGGTGCTGATCAACGTGCGCTTTGCCGGCGGCGGGGTCGACCCGCTGGAGCACCCGGCGGTGAAGGACGCCTGTGCCAAGGTGACCGAGGAAATGGGCGGCCGCGGCCGCGTCCTGCTGCGCAAGTCCGGTACCGAGCCGCTGGTACGGGTGATGGTCGAAGGGGATGAGGAAGCCCGCGTGCGTGCCTATGCCGAACAATTGGCAAAGGTCGTTACCGAGGTATGTGCTTGA
- the folP gene encoding dihydropteroate synthase, translating to MSSSYHPTRLPCGNRVLDLSRPHVMGILNVTPDSFSDGGRFNQRDAALRHAAQMVAAGATLIDIGGESTRPGARVVSPTEELERVAPVVEAIARELDVVISVDTSTPAVMRETARLGAGLINDVRALQRDGALDAAVDTGLPVCLMHMRGEPGNMQDDPRYADIHQEVRGFLEERIAACEAVGIARERIVIDPGFGFAKTQSHNLNLFRQMDRLLEMGCPLLVGVSRKSMIGRALGREVGERLYGSLALAALAVAKGASIIRVHDVAETLDVVRMIYAVESAKEEGMPA from the coding sequence ATGAGTTCGTCGTACCACCCGACCCGGTTGCCTTGCGGCAACCGGGTTCTTGATTTGAGCCGCCCGCATGTCATGGGCATCCTCAATGTCACCCCTGACTCCTTCTCCGACGGCGGGCGCTTCAATCAGCGCGATGCCGCATTGCGTCATGCGGCACAGATGGTCGCTGCAGGCGCCACGCTGATCGATATCGGCGGCGAGTCGACGCGGCCCGGCGCGCGTGTGGTTTCGCCCACCGAGGAGCTCGAGCGGGTGGCGCCGGTCGTCGAGGCAATTGCCCGCGAGCTGGATGTGGTGATCTCCGTGGATACCTCCACCCCGGCCGTCATGCGCGAAACCGCGCGTCTGGGCGCCGGACTGATCAATGATGTGCGCGCACTGCAGCGCGATGGCGCCCTGGATGCGGCAGTCGATACCGGTCTGCCCGTATGCCTGATGCACATGCGTGGCGAGCCGGGGAACATGCAGGACGACCCGCGCTATGCCGATATTCATCAGGAGGTCCGTGGCTTCCTCGAGGAACGCATCGCCGCGTGCGAAGCCGTGGGCATTGCCCGCGAACGCATCGTCATCGATCCTGGCTTCGGTTTTGCCAAGACGCAGAGCCACAACCTCAATCTGTTCCGGCAGATGGATCGGTTGCTGGAAATGGGCTGCCCGTTACTGGTCGGCGTCTCGCGCAAGAGCATGATTGGCCGGGCGCTCGGCCGTGAAGTGGGCGAGCGCCTGTATGGCAGTCTGGCCCTGGCTGCGCTGGCGGTCGCCAAGGGAGCCAGCATTATCCGCGTCCACGATGTCGCCGAGACCTTGGATGTGGTTCGAATGATTTACGCAGTGGAAAGTGCAAAGGAAGAGGGGATGCCCGCATGA